The DNA segment GGTTTGGCCAGAATGCCCAACGCGACGGCGCTCGGCAACGCCAGCAGAAAACACAGACGCAGCCCCCAGTCCATCAGACGGCAATATTCATCATGATTGCCGCTGGCAAAACTTTTAGACAGTGAAGGCAGCAAAATGGTGCCCAGCGCCACGCCCAGAACCCCTGACGGAAACTCCATCAGTCGGTCAGCATAATACATCCAGGAGACCGAACCGGAAGCCAGAAACGAGGCGAAAATGGTGTTGATGATCAGAGATATCTGGCTTACCGAAACGCCGAGGATCGCCGGGCCCATTTGCTTCACAACGCGCATCGCGCCTGCGTCACGAAAATTGATGCGCGGCAATACCAGCATCCCAATTTTCTTCAGATGAGGAAGCTGGTAAACCAGTTGCAGCACGCCGCCCACCGTCACCGCCCAGGCCAGCGCCAGTACGGGAGGATTAAAATACGGCGCGGCAAACAGCGCAAAGCCGATCATACTGATGTTCAGAAATGTGGGCGCAAACGCAGGAATCGAGAAACGGTTCCAGGTGTTGAGGATCGCGCCCGCCAGCGAGGCCAGCGAAATCAGCAGAATATACGGAAAGGTAATTTGCAGCAGTTTGGTGGTCAGGGCGAATTTATCGGCGGTATCGGCAAAACCCGGCGCGGTTACCATGATCACCCACGGCGCGGCGAGCATACCGGCCACCGTCACCACGGCTAACGCCAGGGTCAGCAGGCCGGAGACATAGGCGACAAAAACCCGGGTCGCCTCTTCGCCCTGCTTGCTCTTGTATTCTGCAAGGATCGGCACAAACGCCTGGGAAAATGCCCCTTCGGCAAAAATGCGCCGCAACAGATTCGGTAACTTGAATGCCACGAAAAAGGCGTCGGTCGCCATCCCTGCGCCAAAAATTCTGGCGACAATCGCGTCACGCGCAAAACCAAGCACGCGCGAAAACATGGTCATCGAGCTGACGGCAGCCAGCGATTTTAATAAATTCATCAGTGTTGTATTCCAGACCCTGGAGCAAAACCCTTGCATGGCCGACCGCAGGCCGGATAAAGGCGTTTACGCCGCCATCCGGCAATATCGTTGTGCCTGATAACCACGTAAAAACGTCTTATCAGGCCGACAGAACGATCCACGGTTTGCCATCATTCTCTGTCAGAAAGAGGTGTTATTTTGAGTTGGCATATAGTACCTGGATTATGATGAATTACTACAGCCAGATGTTACAGGGCGTTATTCGCTCATTGCCTCGCGCCAGAGTTTCTCTACGACGCGCTGCGCCAGAATCGCCTGTTCGCCCGCCGTTTCAGGAACCGTCTGATTTTGCACGCATTCAATAAAATGACGGGCGCATCCGGCAAATCCACGTTGTTCCTGGGTTGTCTGCCAGCCCGGAATGGGTTTATGCACCACGCCCTGGCCGCGTTCCTCGCGCCATTCGCGCATATCCGTTACATCAAACAGGCCGCCGTCCGTCACCGCCTGCACACATTCACGCTGACTCCCGGCGCGACGGTGCATACTGGTGGTGATTTGCAACTGATCCGTCGAAAAATGGTGTTCGGCATACAGCATCTCGCCAAGATCGTTGGTCTGCAACGTGCCGCTGTTCAGTTGCGCCTTGCCGTCCGTCAGCCACAGCGCGGTGTCCACAACGTGCAGGTAGTCATCCAGCAGCGTGAAACGCAAATCATGCGGCCCGACGCTGTCCGTCCGGTGTTTATCCATACGGACAGAAGCGGCGGCGCCCAGTTGCGCTTTCAGATCGCGGTAGAGCGGAGCGAAGCGTCGGTTAAACCCGACCATTAGCGTCAAATTTTTGCGCGCGGCCAACGCCACCAGCCGTTCCGCATCGCGCAGGTTTTCCGCCAGTGGTTTATCGACGCAGACATGAACCCCGGCATTGAGCAGTTCGCTCACCACCTCATAATGCGTCGCCGTGCTGGAGTGGACGAAAATGGCGTCGCAGGTTGACGCCAGCGCTGGCAACGACTCAACGTACGGCATCCGCCAGCTTTCACAAATGCGCAGCGCCTTATCCCGCGAAGGAGACCAGGCCCCCTGTAGCGTCCAGTCGCCGGATGCGCCCAGTACGGGCAACCAGGCTTTTTGGGCGATCCCCCCTAACCCAACAACACCGATACGTAATTTTTTCACGTTAGTCTCCCAGGTGCGCCAGGAGCGAATCAAGGCGCTGTTTCAGTTCCGCGACTTCGCCTTCCAGCGCCTCAACGCGCGCATGCAGATCGCCCGACGCCGCCTGCGGCGCGTCATCTGAACTCACCGGTTCATCGACTTCGCCGCAAAACAGGTGCATATACCGGCTTTCACGCTTACCCGGTTCGCGCGCCAGGCGCACTACGTAAGGGCCATCGTCACGGGCGGCAAGCTGTTCCAGCGTCGATTCCACTTCTGCCATATCGCTGAATTCATACATGCGGGATGCACGGCTGCGCAGTTCACCTGGCGTCTGGGCGCCGCGCAGCAGCAGCGTGGCAATCAGCGCCACCTCCGCCGGACTCAGTTTAAGATTGCCAAACTCGGAGTTGCAGAAGCGCTGTTCATATTTGGTGACGCGATTGCCGAAGCCGCTCACCGTTCGCAGAAAATGGCGTTTCACTAAGTTATCAAGCTGTTCCTGCACCTCATGTTCCGATAAGTTCATTACCGGTTCACGGTTGGTTTTTTGATTACTGGCGGTAACCACGCCGTTAACCGAGAGCGGGTACTGCTCCGGCGTTGTCACCTGTTTTTCCAGCAGGCAGCCAATCACTCGCGCTTCAGTGGCGGTTAGTTCGTATTTCATCGTCCTCTCCTTAGCGACCGGGGGTCCATTCAGTCGTCGTCAACGCCGTCAGCACATGATCGCGCCACTGTCCGTCAATCAACAGGTAATCTTTCGCATACCCTTCTTTTTCAAAGCCGAGTCGCGCCAGCAAGTCGCCGCTGCGCTTATTATGCGGCATATAGTTCGCCATAATACGGTGAATATGTTGCGTACGCTGCATATAACGAATCGCCGAGGTTAAGGCCTCATACATCAGCCCCTGCCCCTGCCACTTTTGTGCGATGGAGTATCCCAGATAACAGGCGTGGAATGAGCCACGCACTACGTTAGAAAAATTGGCCACGCCGATGATCTCTTTCTCTTCCGGGTCGAGCAGCGCGAAATAGAACGCTGAACCCTGTTTATGAAACTCGGCGATCATGCTCAGACGCGCCTGCCAGCCCGAAGGATAGCAGTGGCTTTCATCACGAACGGGTTCCCAGGGTTTTAAAAAATGACGATTTTCCGCGTAATAATCGGCCAGACGCCAGGCATCACGCTCATGTACTAAACGCACAACCAGACGGTCGGTTGTTAAGCGTACTTTTGGCACGTTACTGCGATAGCCAAACATTCTATACCTACTCCTTCCCGTAACGTCTTCACACCCTGATAACGTTACTATACCTGCGCCTGTACGCTCTGTGAAAAGTGCAAATCGTCATTTTTTGGCTTATTCACACATTTTGATGAAAACTCTCTATCAAGATGGACTTTTGATAAAAAAATATTGTCCCGGCAAAGGTGGGAAAAAACGCGCCGACACCGCAGAATAGAAGGTGCTCACCTTTTAAACTCAACAGAATTCGAGTTGCAGGACGGCGGCAAGCGAGTCACTCCCTGAAAGCGCACAGAAATACGTGGCCGGGGAGCGCGAACGCCGCCGACGCGCCTGCGACGTGAAGGATGACGAGTGTCTTTCCCGGGAGGGGAAATGTCGCGTGTCTCGCAGGCCAGGAACCTGGGTAAATATTTCCTGCTCATCGATAATATGCTGGTCGTATTAGGCTTTTTCGTGGTGTTTCCACTGATCTCCATTCGCTTT comes from the Citrobacter koseri ATCC BAA-895 genome and includes:
- the murJ gene encoding murein biosynthesis integral membrane protein MurJ; its protein translation is MNLLKSLAAVSSMTMFSRVLGFARDAIVARIFGAGMATDAFFVAFKLPNLLRRIFAEGAFSQAFVPILAEYKSKQGEEATRVFVAYVSGLLTLALAVVTVAGMLAAPWVIMVTAPGFADTADKFALTTKLLQITFPYILLISLASLAGAILNTWNRFSIPAFAPTFLNISMIGFALFAAPYFNPPVLALAWAVTVGGVLQLVYQLPHLKKIGMLVLPRINFRDAGAMRVVKQMGPAILGVSVSQISLIINTIFASFLASGSVSWMYYADRLMEFPSGVLGVALGTILLPSLSKSFASGNHDEYCRLMDWGLRLCFLLALPSAVALGILAKPLTVSLFQYGKFTAFDASMTQRALVAYSVGLIGLIVVKVLAPGFYSRQDIKTPVRIAIVTLIMTQLMNLAFIGPLKHAGLSLSIGLAACLNASLLYWQLRKQKIFTPQPGWTWFLTRLVISVLVMSAALVGMLHIMPEWSEGTMLWRLARLMAVVVVGIAAYFAALAVLGFKVKEFTRRTA
- a CDS encoding Gfo/Idh/MocA family protein, which codes for MKKLRIGVVGLGGIAQKAWLPVLGASGDWTLQGAWSPSRDKALRICESWRMPYVESLPALASTCDAIFVHSSTATHYEVVSELLNAGVHVCVDKPLAENLRDAERLVALAARKNLTLMVGFNRRFAPLYRDLKAQLGAAASVRMDKHRTDSVGPHDLRFTLLDDYLHVVDTALWLTDGKAQLNSGTLQTNDLGEMLYAEHHFSTDQLQITTSMHRRAGSQRECVQAVTDGGLFDVTDMREWREERGQGVVHKPIPGWQTTQEQRGFAGCARHFIECVQNQTVPETAGEQAILAQRVVEKLWREAMSE
- a CDS encoding YceH family protein — translated: MKYELTATEARVIGCLLEKQVTTPEQYPLSVNGVVTASNQKTNREPVMNLSEHEVQEQLDNLVKRHFLRTVSGFGNRVTKYEQRFCNSEFGNLKLSPAEVALIATLLLRGAQTPGELRSRASRMYEFSDMAEVESTLEQLAARDDGPYVVRLAREPGKRESRYMHLFCGEVDEPVSSDDAPQAASGDLHARVEALEGEVAELKQRLDSLLAHLGD
- the rimJ gene encoding ribosomal protein S5-alanine N-acetyltransferase codes for the protein MFGYRSNVPKVRLTTDRLVVRLVHERDAWRLADYYAENRHFLKPWEPVRDESHCYPSGWQARLSMIAEFHKQGSAFYFALLDPEEKEIIGVANFSNVVRGSFHACYLGYSIAQKWQGQGLMYEALTSAIRYMQRTQHIHRIMANYMPHNKRSGDLLARLGFEKEGYAKDYLLIDGQWRDHVLTALTTTEWTPGR